A window from Drosophila yakuba strain Tai18E2 chromosome 3L, Prin_Dyak_Tai18E2_2.1, whole genome shotgun sequence encodes these proteins:
- the LOC26534524 gene encoding uncharacterized protein LOC26534524, whose translation MICLSRLVIINLPSVWPSKRSKDSEKDSIATAKPAALRDFQRPLQIHTKRGYIKWFNKLSRCQRTRHLAGRMHPRL comes from the exons ATGATTTGCCTGTCACGTCTGGTCATCATTAACTTGCCCAGTGTCTGGCCATCAAAGAGATCCAAGGATTCTGAGAAGGATAGCATTG CTACTGCAAAGCCAGCTGCACTGAGAGACTTTCAGAGACCTTTGCAGATTCACACAAAGAGAGGCTACATCAAGTGGTTCAACAAACTGAGTCGCTGCCAGAGAACTCGTCACCTTGCGGGAAGAATGCATCCCAGGTTGTAG